The Apium graveolens cultivar Ventura chromosome 3, ASM990537v1, whole genome shotgun sequence sequence gtacaagtgaagaacaatataaaatacagtaataaaataagatcttcacttgcttcttttcctgttcactccagtactttgttgactattgcatctttgtactagagaagaacggctgctttttctgttgttcctgaaattcggctaccacatctcagttgtctctatcaacccatgtgcctctgtctgtaggtacaactacctcttatcaacggctaatcatcagaacatccgttgaagctttcatccgttgatgcactcatccgttgaaggatgttatccgttgaagctttcatccgttgatacactcatccgttgaaggatgttatccgttgatgactttatccgttgaagctttagagacatccgttgaagcttagcttctcatccgttgaagttctttaagtcatccgttgataccacttcacttatacaaaattacaaggcatgaagtatttacaattggccttcctatctgcatatcatctagtagtcaacatgactcatagtttctctcaacttccaagaattacattttaaatacagagactgaaatatgctacaacactagacttatttctaagtaaagctacaccatcaacggatagccaaagtggtcttatccgttgaaggctacagacactaaatttctacttaagtattttgttaaacatatcatcaaactaatgcacatacattcctaacaatttTAACCCCTCATCATCATCAGATAAATGCTTCTTCAGGTTAaataaaaacccaatttttttcttataattttgaaACTGTTTAAACCGTTCTTTgagttgaaaagcaccttgaacAACAATATACAAGAAATAATACCTTCTGAATTTTTGTTCAGCACTCAAGTTTTGACCATCATCAGCTGCAGTAACCCCAAGATCATCAAAATGAACAAGCCTACGAATagtaaattataatattattaaaaaagtAATTAGAATAGAAATCTTTAAACCATACCTGTGTTATAATTGCTGAATTGCAAAGCACACATGATCCGATCTTCACGATGAGTCGATGACTTCCAGTgttttgataattgatattcagAATGAACAGAGAACAATCTGTATTCTGTATTTTATTCGGTAGCTAAGCAGAGGGAAGGAGAGGGTTTTGTACTTTTGTTATATGACTTCATCTGGTCTGGGTTAATGGGTATAGACGCGCATAGTCCAAAAACTCAATTTCTCCAaacctttcacatttttactttgttttgtttattaaataaatttattaattatatttttaaagtaaattaaagtaaattatattttaattttaaaataaagttatcacaaagataataatatattttaaaattttaatatgtCCCCAATCACATATATATTAATGTATTCTAattaaaatttgtattttaaaatataaaaaataaaaaaaataaataatataaaaaataaatacacCTTTATACATATGTTATTGAAATATTTTGGTGTTCCTGTGCGTGGTGGTGCCTAGACGGCCGCCTTGGTCGCCTTACCCAATGGCCGGCCTCGAGGAAGAGACTGTAATAAACGTGTCTAGCTAACGAAAACATTTTCCTACATACAACGAACCAAAAATGGGGGACGAACGTTTATATCCCAAAGTCAATTTGTTGACCTTTTAAAATCTTGACAATAATGTTAATCAAGCAGTGATAGACTTCAAGTTGGGTATAAAAAAAAATTCGACcaaaaaattcattatttttttaattacATCATAATCAATAAGAGAATGTTGTATGATATTTAGAAACCACTTTGAGATCCAATTTCGTTAATCTAAcatttttgtaatcaacttgccCTTTTGAACCCTGAAAAAAAACTTTTCATTTTGAATCAGTTCGGTTAAATTGGTATTAATTAGTACTTACACTCTACCTCAttagaatttatttattttgtttgatGTTTTTTTTTACATTAACTCAACCGTACCAACATACCGAGTATATACACCTGGACAGTTTGTGGGAGTATAAAATATGTAGTTTCTAAAAAGGATAAAAGGATAAGATGTACACACACTCACTACTCCCAAAAGTAGGGAGGCtactattttaaaaaaaatgagaaATTTTATTAAACTagattaaataaaattttataattatttcgAATATAGTAACCCCATCTGTTTAATAAACGGGTCATTTGGCGTGACTCGCTAATCCAATTTTTCAACACAAATTTTATCTGCTAAAGAAAagattatttaaattatttactAAGTTTAATTGAAATTAGTCTTGTCAAACCATatcattatttttttaatttttgtagtATAATGAACAAGATATATTTTTAAGTCTAAAAGTACTGTTTTTGTGATAACAAAATTAATCAAGGGGTACTCACTgctaattaatttaaattaattaaaattcatatatatatataaaaatttataCAATTGTGTAGCTAAAATTAAATTTCACTTCTTATCTTAGTGGGGATTCTCAGATGAGTAAGAACCtatatatgtgtgtgtaattcaaaataaaaaaatcaaaaatgaTTGAACCATTATAAGTTTATGGTTAAGTGATCAATTATATTAgtatattattaatttaatattaattgttattatttatatataattttacgATCGGGTTCGAGTTAAACAAATCGACTCGTAACCTTATTCTTCAAGTCAATTCCCGATCTACTTTGTTTACGACCCGACCCCAGTCGTATAACTATAACCCTCCTTTGTAAATTTGTGTCGGGGTGTTCGTGTCCAATTTTGACATACAACTCGAAGTTTATGTTTAAAAGTTATTTTTTTCGGGCAGAAATTAGCTTTTTAAACCAAATTAAAGTTTTGACCAAATGAAACCTCTATTATTAGTGTTTGATAGTTAAGTTTTTGAAATAGTTGTTTGTtccaaaaattaattttgtaaatactACTTGCAGAAATTTTTCATTTAGATGATTGTTCATGTATACAAAAAAttaatcaaaatatttatttatcaaataattttattcaaaaatagctaAATTTAACCCGTTTGTCAAAACAGCTTATACAGTTAACTAGTTAAAACAAccaatttttttttctaataTGGCCTAAATTTCGAGAACACACGTCCTCTCGTTAGATAATCTTTTTTTTTGTTtgaaacttcttttcttttttagCTGTCATATTTAATTTTTGTGCTATAAAATTGATCAAAATTTATCtgaaatttattaaaattctatgattgaacaaaataaaaatattatattttatttattttaatttgtatattttttaaataatatatgaGTAATATTTAATATATGATAAAAAATTAGGCAAATCGATCATTAAAAAAATGAGAAAACTAAGACTAATGGAGTATGAGATACCGCCGGtccccaacttaaataaatataaagcTTGTGAAAAGTTCTGAAAAACTCAGTAACGAATGAAATCAAATGGatcaggatatttataatataattaatttCTAATCCGATCATCACAACCCTAGCGTTATTGTTCCCATAATTAATCCACCAAACAGCCCGAGACAGAGACATTACATAACCTTTAAATCTTGACAATTAGAATTAACCATATTGATTTTCTGAATAGATTAGTCTATTAATTTAGTATTTCTAATATTAAAAAAAGTTGACTTATCTTGATCCATTCACAGCCTTCTGTTTGGTTGAGACTTGAGAACACAAGATCCTCTCATTATATAATCTTATTGATAATAATTTAATATGAGATGCCCCTGGTCCACAATTTAAAGCAATATAAAGTTGTAGGGATGAAATTAAGCCACATATGTTACTTGGAATATAAACATAAACAAGTGGGTTACTAGTGACCATGGGGCCCTGTGTTTTCCATTAAACAAATATTGTTTAGATTCAGGCTACTTACTATATCAACTCAAACCATTTGTGTTTCTTGAAAAAATTGAGATTTTTGtctgttttttttaatttatttttccaTTAAATAATGTTGTTTCTTTGTCTACAGTGGTGATCACAAAAGTGTGTAACATTTTGTGAGGCTTAGGTTCATCTAAGTTGATATATTTGTGGCTGTCTTGCTACTGAACAGGTACTGCTACAAGTTTTCTTATCTTTGTTTTTTAATTTCTCTGGTTGTGTGTTTACAAGTGTAAAATTGTGGTGGTTGTTTGTAAATTGTAATAGATATAATTGTTTGCATGATTTGTTTATGTGTGGCTTTTTGTACTAAATTTACAGTTCTAGCTTCATGCACTTATTTGTGATCCTTTACTAGTGTACTGTGATTTGGAGTGATTCTATGTGTAAAAATATATGAACGTGTCTGTTTGCTCCTCTTTGGTTTTAAATACTGTGTTTCTACAGGGAATTGTATTGAAAAAGTGAGGTTTTTTTTTTGACAATTTTAGGTGATTTAGTTGCTACACTGTTGTTGGTTGGTTGTGTGATTGCCTACAATGTGTTTCTGATTCGAGATGGCGGTGGGAGCCAAAAAGATTGGTAAAATTTGTAAAATTGCTTTAATTCTTGATTGTCTGCATTCTTTGTTGCTGATTTTAGTGGATGAGAATGGAAGGATCGTCTAATTCTGGCTGGCAGAAGTCTGATAGTTCTAGAGGACTGAAACGCTCGGGGGTCTCTGACATAGACCCTTTATCGGTTCGTGCTAACTCTATCAGGTCGTTGAATGACACAACAAATGCTTATGAGTATATTCTGGGGAGAAGGAGAGAGCTTGGTTTACCTAGATCCTGTGAAGATGTGCAGGGAGGTGGTCGTGAAAGAGAACGTAATTATATCAGCTTGAGGCAATGGCTGGACAATCGAGAACGAGCAGTTATTGCTCTTGATTGCCTGCACATATTTAGGCAGATAGTGGAGGTGGTATCTTTAGCACATTCGCAGGGACTCGTGGTTCATAATGTTCGGCCTTCCTGCTTTGTTATGTCCTCATTTAATCATGTCTCTTTTATTGAGTCCGCTTCTTGCTCGGATTCAGGTTCGGATTCATTGGAGGATGATTCAGATAACCAAACAGTGGAGTCTGGGGGACTATGTTTGGCTTTTTCGCATGAGCCACAACATCAGAAAAGACAGCCAGGAACTGAAAGTTTTCCTAACAGTACAAGTCAAAGAAATACTTCGCAGATGATATCAGGGAGTAGCTGTTTGCAGTCAGGCTCAGAGACTATAATGCATCCATCAGCAAAAGCTAGTAATGTTTACCAAACTGATGAAAAGACTCCCCATTTTCCAATGAAACAAATTTTGCGCATGGAAACAAATTGGTACACTAGTCCAGAAGAGGTCAATGGTGCTCCAAGTTCTTGTGCTTCTGATATATACCGTTTGGGGGTACTTCTTTTTGAGGTTTGTACATGTCTTGTATGCTATACATTGAGATAGATGTGATTCAGATTAGATAGATTGATAATTGATTGGTATTAGATGGAAAACTTCTGTTAAACTGTTGAGTTTTTTTTGCTGGTAAGTTTTAACAATTCCTTTTAATTTGTCTTGCTTTTTTCCCCAGCTATATTGTACATTTAGCTCGGCTGAAGAAAAATGTGGAACGATGTCTAATTTGAGACATCGTGTCCTTCCTCCTCAATTGCTGCTGAAGTGGCCTAAAGAAGCTTCATTTTGTTTATGGTTGTTGCATCCTCAGCCTACAAATAGGCCAAAATTGGGGTGAGATTTCCGTTCGTCTACTCTTATATTCTGTCTGAACTTGTAGAATTGTGTTAGCACTCTATGCAGTTCAGATAAGTAATGAGGTACATGCTAGATATATCTTTCATTGCAAACTTAATGTGCAGATGTAATGGATCTTTTAATTTTGTACTTGAACCATTTTGTATTCATGTTATCAGCAAAATTCTTGCATTTTACTAGAAACTTTTCATACTTTAGTTAGTACTGGTCATCTATTCTGTAGAGAAGGGTATATTATATACAGACTATCATTCGTCAAGCAGGCAAGGTGTTCAGTAGCTAGAATCCTGCAACTAACCGAGTCCTGAGATTTGTTTGACATCCTTATGTTAATCCAAATTAAAGTAGTTATGTGGATTGGCTAAGGTAAATTACGATGATGTTCTGTGTTAAACTGGTTAAATTACATGCCTTATTCTTCCTACTAGGAGCTAATATTCCCAAGGCTAAGTAGTCTATGCATGCTATGCACAATTTTTGGTACCTCACAATACGTGCTACATTTTTTATATTAGTTGCAGTCTTTATTAGTTGCATTTACACAATCTTCACTAAATTATATTATCGTATTTTCCAAGCTCATATCTTCACTAAATTATATTATCGTGACAGAGAATTACTGCAaagtgaatttctcaatgagcCAAGAGATGAGTTGGAAGAACGTAGGGTGGTaacagatattaaagaaaagatAGAGGAGCAGGAGTTATCTTTAGAGTTCCTTTTGTTGATGCAACAAAGGAAACAAGAAGCTACAGATAACTTGTGCGAGATGGTGTCCTTTATTTCTTCTGATATAGATGAAGTCAAAAAACTGCAAAGCGTCCTTGTGAGCAAAGGACAGTCTAGTTCAAAGCAAAATCCTTCTGACTCCACAGTATGTGCATCTTcaattgaaaatgacaattttggCTTCTTGAATTCCAGAAAACGGTCAAGGCCAGGGTCTCATAATTATACTGCTGAAGTAGTAGATGGTGCTAATGACGATTATCAGAACTCAGAAGCACCTACTGAAAAGCAGGATAAAATGAAATCCAGAAGTACTCGCTTGATGAGGAATTTTAAAAAAGTAGAATCTGCTTACTTGTTAACTAGGCGCAGAGCTGGAAGACCTTCAGGAAAACCATTCACAAAATTATCATCATTAAGTACTGCTGGTAGAGGATCTGTTGTTGCAAGTGATAGAAGTCCTCTCAACAGTTTGCCAGTTGAGCACTATGGTGAAAGCAGGCGAGTTGATGGATGGATAAATTCATTCTTGGAGGGGTTGTGCAAGTATTTAACGATTACAAAAGTAAAGGTTAAAGCAGAGCTTAAGCAAGCTGATCTTTTAAATTCGTCTAATCTGGTATGCTCCTTAGGTTTTGATCGTGATGGAGAATTTTTCGCAACAGCTGGAGTAAATAAGAAGATAAAAGTATTTGAATACGATACTATTTTAGATGGATACCGTGATATCCATTATCCCGTTGTTGAAATGTCTAGTAAATCAAATCTGAGTAGCATATGTTGGAATGGCTACATCAAAAGCCAGATTGCTTCCAGCAACTTCGATGGTGTTGTGCAGGTAGGGACACTGtgttctcttttcctttaagattTAAACTACTAGTGTGGTGTGAATAATTGTTTTCTTAACAATATTTTAAGGTTTGGGACGTAGTGAGAAATCAAGTTTTTACAGAAATGAAAGAGCATGAAAAGCGAGTATGGTCTGTTGACTATTCAGTGGCAGATCCAACATTACTGGCCAGCGGGAGCGATGATGGCACTGTTAAGCTCTGGAATATTAATCAGGCAATAATAATCTTGCACTTGGTGGATGTCAGCTTTGAAACTAAACGTACTGCAGTTATCTATTACCACTGCCATGTACATTTTGATTTCTGGATGTATAATAAGTTGTTTGTCTTACATGGGTTGTTACTGCAGGGAGGAAGTGCTGCTACGATCAAAACTAAAGCCAATGTCTGCTGTGTCCAGTTCCCCTCAGATTCTAGTAATTTCCTGGCATTTGGCTCAGCAGATCATAATATCTATTATTATGATCTTCGTAACTTAAAACTGCCTCTATGCACATTGGTTGGTCACACCAAAACTGTGAGCTACATCAAGTTCGTCGATTCAAAGAATCTTGTGTCTGCATCAACGGATAATACACTGAAGCTGTGGGATTTGGCAACGTGCACAACCCGAGTTCTTGATTGTCCTCTTCAGTCATTTACCGGTCATGCTAACGCAAAGGTAatcttttttgtttttttttttatttttaatgtaAAGGTAATGTTCACAGTATCTGTGGTGGTGTTAATACGCATTTTAAGTTAATTAGCTTCTTGTGCTTAACATATATCCATCTTTAATTAGTTAGAACCATCATCTGAATTTTTTCCCTTTTCACCAGAACTTCATCGGTTTATCTATATCTGATGGCTACATTGCAACAGGCTCAGAGACGAATGAGGTACTTCATATATTCAGTTTTCTCTTTACGACTAAAGTGCACTTGTAGAAATTGTATTCTTCTGTTCTACTTGATGTATTTCTAATCATCTTCACTTTTACCCGCAGGTTTTCATCTACCAGAAAGCATTTCCGATGCCTGCTTTATCATTCAAATTCGACAATACAGACCCACTTTCAGGTGATGAGTTAGATGATAGTGCACAATTCATCTCATCTGTTTGTTGGCGCAGTCAATCCTCCACCTTGCTTGCTGCAAATTCAATGGGAAATATAAAGCTACTGGAGATGGTTTAGGTTGGACTGTTTGCTCCATAAGTAATCGTTGAAGTCGAAAAGA is a genomic window containing:
- the LOC141711623 gene encoding protein SPA1-RELATED 3-like isoform X2; the encoded protein is MRMEGSSNSGWQKSDSSRGLKRSGVSDIDPLSVRANSIRSLNDTTNAYEYILGRRRELGLPRSCEDVQGGGRERERNYISLRQWLDNRERAVIALDCLHIFRQIVEVVSLAHSQGLVVHNVRPSCFVMSSFNHVSFIESASCSDSGSDSLEDDSDNQTVESGGLCLAFSHEPQHQKRQPGTESFPNSTSQRNTSQMISGSSCLQSGSETIMHPSAKASNVYQTDEKTPHFPMKQILRMETNWYTSPEEVNGAPSSCASDIYRLGVLLFELYCTFSSAEEKCGTMSNLRHRVLPPQLLLKWPKEASFCLWLLHPQPTNRPKLGELLQSEFLNEPRDELEERRVVTDIKEKIEEQELSLEFLLLMQQRKQEATDNLCEMVSFISSDIDEVKKLQSVLVSKGQSSSKQNPSDSTVCASSIENDNFGFLNSRKRSRPGSHNYTAEVVDGANDDYQNSEAPTEKQDKMKSRSTRLMRNFKKVESAYLLTRRRAGRPSGKPFTKLSSLSTAGRGSVVASDRSPLNSLPVEHYGESRRVDGWINSFLEGLCKYLTITKVKVKAELKQADLLNSSNLVCSLGFDRDGEFFATAGVNKKIKVFEYDTILDGYRDIHYPVVEMSSKSNLSSICWNGYIKSQIASSNFDGVVQVWDVVRNQVFTEMKEHEKRVWSVDYSVADPTLLASGSDDGTVKLWNINQAIIILHLVDVSFETKRRKCCYDQN
- the LOC141711623 gene encoding protein SPA1-RELATED 4-like isoform X1 — translated: MRMEGSSNSGWQKSDSSRGLKRSGVSDIDPLSVRANSIRSLNDTTNAYEYILGRRRELGLPRSCEDVQGGGRERERNYISLRQWLDNRERAVIALDCLHIFRQIVEVVSLAHSQGLVVHNVRPSCFVMSSFNHVSFIESASCSDSGSDSLEDDSDNQTVESGGLCLAFSHEPQHQKRQPGTESFPNSTSQRNTSQMISGSSCLQSGSETIMHPSAKASNVYQTDEKTPHFPMKQILRMETNWYTSPEEVNGAPSSCASDIYRLGVLLFELYCTFSSAEEKCGTMSNLRHRVLPPQLLLKWPKEASFCLWLLHPQPTNRPKLGELLQSEFLNEPRDELEERRVVTDIKEKIEEQELSLEFLLLMQQRKQEATDNLCEMVSFISSDIDEVKKLQSVLVSKGQSSSKQNPSDSTVCASSIENDNFGFLNSRKRSRPGSHNYTAEVVDGANDDYQNSEAPTEKQDKMKSRSTRLMRNFKKVESAYLLTRRRAGRPSGKPFTKLSSLSTAGRGSVVASDRSPLNSLPVEHYGESRRVDGWINSFLEGLCKYLTITKVKVKAELKQADLLNSSNLVCSLGFDRDGEFFATAGVNKKIKVFEYDTILDGYRDIHYPVVEMSSKSNLSSICWNGYIKSQIASSNFDGVVQVWDVVRNQVFTEMKEHEKRVWSVDYSVADPTLLASGSDDGTVKLWNINQGGSAATIKTKANVCCVQFPSDSSNFLAFGSADHNIYYYDLRNLKLPLCTLVGHTKTVSYIKFVDSKNLVSASTDNTLKLWDLATCTTRVLDCPLQSFTGHANAKNFIGLSISDGYIATGSETNEVFIYQKAFPMPALSFKFDNTDPLSGDELDDSAQFISSVCWRSQSSTLLAANSMGNIKLLEMV